Proteins encoded by one window of Streptomyces sp. ALI-76-A:
- a CDS encoding hemerythrin domain-containing protein, translating to MTERETTRLVAWSQELRQVHHRLREALSVTRDSLADGTPGQAATRDLLLYCHGFCTALDGHHQGEDRTLFPAIAAAHPELRPVLRSLEQDHSMIAHLIGGLRAAVDRAAPPEELDQHLEGIAAIMENHFRYEERQLLTVLETLELTAVPREVLGPI from the coding sequence GTGACTGAGCGCGAGACGACCAGGCTCGTCGCCTGGAGCCAAGAACTCCGTCAGGTGCACCACCGACTACGGGAAGCGCTGTCGGTGACCCGCGACTCCCTCGCAGACGGCACCCCCGGTCAAGCGGCCACCCGTGACCTTCTGCTGTACTGCCATGGCTTCTGCACGGCTCTCGACGGCCACCACCAGGGCGAAGACCGCACCCTGTTTCCGGCCATCGCGGCTGCGCATCCGGAGCTGCGCCCGGTGCTGCGCTCGCTCGAGCAGGATCACTCGATGATTGCCCACTTGATCGGCGGCCTCCGTGCCGCGGTCGACCGGGCGGCGCCGCCTGAGGAGCTTGACCAACACCTCGAAGGCATCGCCGCGATAATGGAGAACCACTTCCGATACGAGGAGCGGCAACTGCTCACGGTGCTCGAAACCCTTGAGCTGACAGCCGTACCCCGAGAGGTGCTCGGCCCGATATGA
- a CDS encoding DUF6207 family protein, translating into MTLARPTHVYAVRPALCMDPIIETHVSEPGLVAVDIAAAYDATALAFQQLAERSATATAQQTTQDAGEPGVRLRCYYLDLRQPLDL; encoded by the coding sequence GTGACCCTCGCTCGCCCGACCCATGTCTACGCCGTACGCCCGGCTCTGTGCATGGACCCGATCATCGAGACGCACGTCAGCGAGCCCGGCCTGGTCGCCGTCGACATCGCTGCCGCCTACGACGCCACCGCGCTCGCCTTCCAGCAGCTCGCCGAACGCTCGGCGACAGCGACAGCGCAGCAGACGACGCAGGACGCGGGCGAGCCCGGGGTGCGGTTGCGCTGTTACTACCTGGACCTGCGTCAGCCGCTCGACTTGTAA
- a CDS encoding maleylpyruvate isomerase family mycothiol-dependent enzyme, which translates to MDQGRVVEAFRCEAGRLARAMSGLSQTEWRLPTRCVPWTVSGLMAHVRVVIAWLPGMLAAPEPIRAEVSAVEYYRPDGRFAPDVNAARIALAQDHAAEQLSGAALAQGFDATWQEVYRLCRAEPEGRVVRTRHGDPMLLSEFLLTRVVEVAVHGLDLADALGREPWMTPQAADVMQDLLLGPNSAAALEHLGWSRLRFLRKATGRDPITREEAAEVDRLGIRWLTLG; encoded by the coding sequence ATGGATCAGGGGCGGGTAGTTGAAGCGTTTCGTTGCGAGGCCGGACGGCTCGCTCGAGCGATGAGCGGGCTCTCGCAGACTGAGTGGCGTCTGCCCACACGGTGTGTGCCATGGACGGTGAGCGGCTTGATGGCGCACGTCCGGGTGGTGATCGCCTGGCTGCCAGGCATGCTCGCTGCACCGGAGCCGATCCGCGCCGAGGTGTCGGCAGTGGAGTACTACCGGCCTGATGGGCGTTTCGCCCCGGATGTCAACGCGGCCCGGATCGCACTGGCTCAGGATCATGCGGCTGAGCAGCTCAGCGGGGCCGCGCTGGCCCAGGGATTCGACGCCACCTGGCAGGAGGTGTACCGCCTGTGCCGGGCCGAGCCGGAGGGGCGTGTGGTGCGCACCCGGCATGGTGACCCGATGCTCCTGTCGGAGTTCCTGCTGACACGGGTGGTCGAGGTCGCCGTGCACGGCCTGGACCTGGCCGACGCCCTGGGGCGCGAGCCGTGGATGACCCCGCAGGCCGCTGACGTGATGCAGGATCTTTTGCTCGGTCCAAACAGTGCGGCAGCCTTGGAGCACCTGGGCTGGAGCCGGCTTCGCTTCCTGCGCAAGGCGACGGGGCGTGATCCGATCACCAGGGAGGAAGCGGCGGAGGTTGACCGCCTGGGCATCCGTTGGCTCACGTTGGGCTGA
- a CDS encoding isochorismatase family protein, whose product MSRTLIVVDVQNDFCEGGSVPVAGGARIATAIADLVERSAGRDYRYVVATRDHHIDPGSHFSEHPDFQDSFPVHCVAGGEGSEFHPHFAPVVTGGKVHSVFFKGAHSASKSGFEGADAEGTLLADWLRVRGVENVDVVGIATDHCVRATALDAVAAGFRARVRLDYSVGVAPHTTAAALNDFRKAGVAVSGEAPVPE is encoded by the coding sequence ATGAGCCGGACCTTGATTGTGGTGGATGTGCAGAACGACTTCTGCGAAGGGGGCAGCGTCCCCGTCGCGGGTGGGGCGCGGATCGCTACCGCGATCGCGGATCTGGTGGAGCGCAGTGCGGGGCGTGACTACCGGTATGTCGTGGCCACCCGGGATCATCACATCGATCCGGGGAGCCACTTCTCCGAACACCCGGACTTCCAGGACAGCTTCCCCGTCCACTGCGTGGCGGGAGGCGAAGGAAGCGAGTTCCATCCCCACTTCGCGCCCGTCGTCACGGGCGGCAAGGTGCACTCCGTGTTCTTCAAGGGCGCCCACAGTGCCTCCAAGAGCGGCTTTGAAGGCGCGGACGCGGAGGGAACCTTGCTGGCGGACTGGCTGCGCGTCCGGGGGGTCGAGAATGTCGATGTGGTGGGCATCGCGACAGATCACTGTGTACGGGCGACCGCCCTGGATGCCGTCGCGGCGGGCTTTCGCGCACGCGTACGTCTGGACTACTCCGTCGGGGTCGCCCCGCACACCACCGCTGCTGCGCTGAACGACTTCCGCAAGGCTGGCGTCGCGGTATCCGGCGAGGCACCGGTACCGGAATAG